A window of Proteus columbae contains these coding sequences:
- the ubiA gene encoding 4-hydroxybenzoate octaprenyltransferase: MTQSKWQAYSRLMRIDKPIGALLLLWPTYWALWIAAKGFPDWHILIVFTIGVFSMRAAGCVINDFADRKIDGSVERTKNRPLPSGAVTEKESKILFIVLVLLSFALVLTLNTMTIWLSVAGLALAWFYPFVKRFSNLPQLILGMAFGWSIPMGFAAVSESLPLVCWLLFLVNIIWSVVYDTQYAMVDRNDDIKIGVKSTAILFGRYDKIIIGILQLVMLALLVGIGILLNLKGIYYWSLLLVTALFIYQQKLIAERERAPCFQAFMNNNYVGFVLFAGILFSYF; the protein is encoded by the coding sequence ATGACGCAAAGTAAATGGCAAGCATATAGCCGTTTAATGCGTATAGATAAACCTATCGGAGCGCTATTATTACTTTGGCCAACTTATTGGGCTTTATGGATTGCCGCTAAAGGCTTTCCTGATTGGCATATTCTGATTGTCTTTACTATTGGCGTGTTCTCTATGCGTGCCGCTGGGTGTGTAATAAACGACTTTGCTGACCGGAAAATTGATGGCAGTGTTGAACGAACTAAAAATCGACCATTACCTAGTGGGGCTGTGACAGAAAAAGAGAGCAAAATTTTATTTATCGTTTTGGTACTCTTGTCTTTTGCATTAGTTTTAACACTTAATACTATGACTATTTGGCTCTCTGTGGCAGGGCTTGCACTGGCGTGGTTTTATCCTTTCGTTAAACGGTTTAGTAATCTGCCCCAGCTTATTTTAGGTATGGCTTTTGGCTGGTCAATCCCCATGGGATTTGCTGCCGTTTCTGAAAGTTTGCCATTAGTGTGTTGGTTATTATTCCTTGTCAATATTATCTGGTCTGTGGTTTACGATACACAATATGCAATGGTTGATCGTAATGATGATATAAAAATTGGGGTTAAATCTACCGCCATTTTATTCGGTCGTTATGACAAAATTATTATCGGTATTTTACAGCTGGTGATGTTGGCATTATTAGTGGGTATCGGTATTTTGCTGAATCTGAAAGGTATCTACTACTGGTCGTTATTGTTAGTAACAGCTCTGTTTATTTATCAACAGAAGCTTATTGCAGAGCGTGAAAGAGCACCGTGTTTCCAAGCTTTTATGAATAATAACTATGTTGGTTTTGTTTTATTTGCGGGCATTTTATTTAGTTATTTTTAA
- the lysC gene encoding lysine-sensitive aspartokinase 3, with translation MTDNTATPSSSSSPYTIAKFGGTSVANFSAMEKCADIILKQKSVRVVVLSASAGITNLLIELAAGTEPSQREALLSQVRDIEYAIINQLSQPEIISQEINRLLENIEMLSEAASLATSDALTDELVSHGELMSTLLFVELLREKGIQADWFDVRKVMKTNDLFCHAEPDMVQLTALTQSLIQPRLEETVIVTQGFIGQEPKGRTTTLGRGGSDYTAALIGEALEMSRVDIWTDVPGIYSTDPRIVPEAHRIDQIAFNEAAEMATFGAKILHPATLLPAVRSGIPVFVGSSKAPEEGGTLVCAQTENPPVFRAIALRRKQTLLTLHSLKMLHARGFLAEIFTILSRHHISVDVITTSEVSIALTLDTTGTTNSSGSLLTNALLTELSALCRVEVEEDLALVAVIGNSLSQVNGLGIKIFGTLENYNIRMISHGASTHNLCLLVDGKDADNIVRKLHDTLF, from the coding sequence ATGACTGATAATACTGCTACGCCTTCATCATCTTCTTCTCCATACACTATCGCTAAATTTGGCGGCACCAGTGTTGCTAACTTTTCAGCAATGGAAAAGTGTGCAGATATTATCCTGAAACAAAAGTCAGTTCGTGTCGTCGTTCTTTCGGCATCTGCTGGGATTACTAATTTGTTAATTGAACTTGCAGCAGGTACTGAACCTTCACAACGAGAAGCTTTACTCTCACAAGTTCGTGATATTGAATATGCCATTATTAATCAGCTTTCTCAGCCTGAAATTATTTCTCAAGAAATAAACCGCCTGCTTGAAAATATTGAGATGTTATCTGAAGCGGCTTCACTTGCCACATCTGATGCATTGACAGACGAATTAGTCAGTCACGGCGAATTAATGTCAACATTGCTATTTGTTGAATTATTGCGTGAAAAAGGCATACAGGCAGATTGGTTTGATGTCAGAAAAGTGATGAAAACGAATGATCTATTTTGTCATGCAGAGCCCGATATGGTGCAGTTAACAGCACTGACACAAAGCCTTATTCAGCCTCGTTTAGAAGAAACTGTCATCGTCACACAAGGTTTTATTGGTCAAGAGCCTAAAGGGAGAACCACAACGTTAGGTCGTGGTGGTAGCGACTATACGGCTGCACTTATTGGTGAAGCACTCGAAATGTCTCGTGTGGATATTTGGACGGATGTACCCGGCATTTACAGTACCGATCCAAGAATAGTGCCAGAGGCACATCGTATTGATCAAATCGCCTTTAATGAAGCGGCTGAAATGGCCACCTTTGGGGCTAAAATATTACACCCAGCGACATTATTACCTGCTGTTCGTAGTGGCATTCCAGTGTTTGTTGGCTCAAGCAAAGCCCCCGAAGAAGGCGGCACTTTAGTTTGTGCTCAAACAGAAAATCCACCTGTATTCCGCGCGATTGCACTACGTAGAAAACAAACGTTGCTCACATTACATAGCCTAAAAATGCTTCATGCGCGTGGCTTCTTGGCTGAAATTTTCACCATTTTATCACGCCACCATATTTCGGTTGATGTGATAACAACATCTGAAGTCAGCATTGCTTTAACCCTTGATACAACAGGTACAACAAATTCATCAGGCAGTTTATTAACGAATGCCTTATTAACAGAGCTATCTGCATTATGCCGTGTTGAAGTAGAAGAAGATCTAGCATTAGTTGCCGTGATTGGTAACTCACTTTCACAAGTGAATGGTTTAGGTATTAAAATTTTCGGTACATTAGAAAATTACAATATTCGTATGATAAGCCACGGAGCAAGTACCCATAATTTATGTTTATTAGTTGATGGCAAAGATGCGGATAATATTGTGCGTAAATTGCATGATACATTGTTTTAA
- the pgi gene encoding glucose-6-phosphate isomerase has product MKNVNPTQTLAWKALENHFSVIKDTEMKTLFAQETSRFEQFSKTFSDQILVDFSKNRITKETLEKLQALAKECDVEGAINSMFTGEKINRTEDRAVLHTALRNRSNAPVIVDGKDVMPEVNAVLNKMKNFSERIISGEWKGYTGKAITDVVNIGIGGSDLGPYMVTEALRPYKNHLTMHFVSNVDGTHIAETLKKCDPETTLFLIASKTFTTQETMTNAHSARDWFLATAKESAFVAKHFVALSTNSTEVAKFGIDTANMFEFWDWVGGRYSLWSAIGLSIALSVGYDNFEQLLEGAHAMDNHFRTTDAENNIPMILALIGIWYNNFFGTETEAILPYDQYMHRFAAYFQQGNMESNGKYIDRDGNKVNYQTGPIIWGEPGTNGQHAFYQLIHQGTKIIPCDFIAPAISHNPLSDHHAKLMSNFFAQTEALAFGKTREQVDAEFAAAGKDPKTMGYVAPFKVFEGNRPTNSILLKEITPYSLGALIAMYEHKIFVQGVIFNIFTFDQWGVELGKQLANRILPELKGKESVNSHDSSTNNLINRYKAWR; this is encoded by the coding sequence ATGAAAAATGTAAACCCAACCCAAACCTTAGCCTGGAAGGCATTAGAAAACCATTTTTCGGTGATCAAAGATACCGAGATGAAAACACTGTTTGCTCAGGAAACATCACGCTTTGAGCAGTTTTCAAAAACGTTTTCAGACCAAATTCTAGTGGATTTTTCAAAAAATCGTATTACGAAAGAAACATTAGAGAAATTGCAGGCTTTGGCTAAGGAATGTGACGTTGAAGGTGCGATAAATAGCATGTTTACGGGTGAAAAAATCAACCGTACTGAAGATCGTGCTGTATTGCATACTGCATTACGTAATCGTAGCAATGCTCCCGTCATCGTTGATGGCAAAGATGTTATGCCTGAAGTGAATGCTGTACTGAATAAAATGAAAAACTTCAGTGAGCGTATTATTAGTGGTGAATGGAAAGGTTATACAGGCAAGGCGATTACTGATGTTGTAAATATTGGTATCGGTGGTTCTGATCTTGGTCCTTATATGGTGACAGAAGCATTACGTCCGTATAAAAACCATCTTACTATGCATTTTGTTTCTAATGTTGATGGTACCCATATCGCAGAAACACTGAAAAAATGTGATCCTGAAACGACGCTATTCCTCATCGCATCAAAAACATTTACTACACAAGAAACCATGACAAATGCGCATTCAGCAAGAGATTGGTTTTTAGCCACTGCTAAAGAGAGTGCATTTGTTGCTAAACACTTTGTGGCGTTATCCACAAACAGTACAGAAGTGGCAAAATTTGGTATTGATACTGCCAATATGTTTGAATTCTGGGATTGGGTTGGTGGCCGTTATTCATTATGGTCAGCAATTGGTTTATCTATCGCATTATCTGTTGGTTATGACAACTTTGAGCAATTGCTGGAAGGTGCTCATGCAATGGATAATCACTTTAGAACAACAGATGCTGAAAATAACATCCCAATGATCCTCGCTCTGATTGGCATTTGGTATAACAATTTTTTTGGCACAGAAACTGAAGCGATTCTGCCATACGATCAATACATGCATCGTTTTGCTGCTTACTTCCAACAAGGCAATATGGAATCTAATGGTAAGTATATTGATCGTGATGGAAACAAAGTTAATTATCAAACGGGTCCTATCATTTGGGGTGAACCAGGTACAAACGGACAACATGCGTTTTACCAACTGATCCACCAAGGTACAAAAATCATTCCTTGTGATTTTATTGCGCCTGCAATTAGCCATAACCCACTATCCGATCATCATGCAAAATTGATGTCTAACTTTTTTGCTCAAACCGAAGCTCTCGCTTTTGGTAAAACGCGTGAGCAAGTTGATGCGGAATTTGCCGCAGCAGGAAAAGATCCTAAGACTATGGGATATGTTGCACCTTTCAAAGTGTTCGAAGGTAACCGCCCAACTAACTCTATTTTGTTAAAAGAAATTACGCCTTATTCATTAGGTGCATTGATTGCAATGTATGAACATAAGATCTTTGTACAAGGTGTTATTTTCAATATCTTCACCTTTGACCAATGGGGTGTTGAGTTAGGCAAACAACTGGCTAATCGTATTCTTCCTGAATTAAAAGGTAAGGAAAGTGTTAACAGCCATGATAGCTCAACAAATAATCTGATTAATCGTTATAAAGCATGGCGTTAA
- a CDS encoding IS3 family transposase (programmed frameshift) produces the protein MKPITKRTQRDYSLAFKLQLVDQVEKGEITYKQAQDRYGIQGCSTVLVWLRKHGRLDWSNGTPDTFYRGSAMTQSSEQQTPEQRIKILEKELEEARLKSDFFEAVVKVMDRDFGGSFVKKAQSRVIKEKTVKNLTVTIACRFMQISRQAYYKRLDRTEERKKADSAIIDAVKSERVLQPRLGGRKLHFILKQKQMVIGRDRLFSLLKEHQLLVPNKRAYHRTTLSHHRFYRHPNLIKSGFIPTQPEQLWVADITYLSTHEGDTYLSLITDAYSRKIVGYHLDNNMKTSSVKKSLVQALKKRTSTTSLIHHSDRGIQYCSSEYQEIHKEHNIQCSMTDGYDCYQNALAERINGILKMEYLLIKPSNLEQARKLVEESIQLYNEKRPHLSLNYKTPDEVHRAFYA, from the exons ATGAAACCAATCACTAAACGAACTCAACGCGATTATTCTCTCGCTTTTAAATTACAGCTTGTTGACCAAGTTGAAAAAGGCGAAATAACCTATAAACAAGCCCAAGATCGCTATGGTATACAAGGATGCTCTACTGTTTTAGTTTGGCTTCGTAAGCATGGTAGGTTAGATTGGTCAAACGGTACCCCTGATACTTTTTATAGAGGTTCAGCTATGACCCAATCTTCTGAACAACAAACGCCGGAACAACGCATTAAGATCCTTGAAAAGGAACTTGAAGAGGCTCGGCTTAAATCCGATTTCTTCGAAGCAGTGGTTAAAGTCATGGATAGAGACTTTGGAG GTTCGTTTGTCAAAAAAGCGCAAAGCCGAGTTATTAAAGAAAAAACGGTTAAAAACCTCACCGTAACAATTGCTTGCCGTTTTATGCAGATCAGCCGACAGGCTTATTACAAGAGACTGGATAGAACTGAGGAACGAAAGAAAGCCGATTCGGCCATCATTGATGCTGTTAAATCTGAACGAGTCTTACAACCTCGACTGGGTGGGCGTAAATTACATTTTATTTTAAAGCAAAAACAGATGGTTATTGGTCGTGATCGGCTATTTTCTTTATTGAAGGAACATCAGTTACTGGTGCCTAATAAACGGGCTTATCATCGAACAACCTTAAGCCATCATCGTTTTTATCGGCATCCAAATTTAATTAAGTCAGGGTTTATCCCCACACAACCAGAACAGCTTTGGGTAGCAGATATTACCTATTTATCGACGCATGAAGGTGATACTTATTTAAGTTTAATTACGGATGCGTATTCACGAAAAATCGTGGGATATCATTTAGATAACAATATGAAAACAAGTTCAGTGAAGAAATCGTTGGTTCAGGCGTTAAAAAAACGGACTTCGACAACTTCGTTAATCCATCATTCAGATCGAGGGATACAGTATTGTTCTTCGGAATATCAGGAGATACATAAAGAGCATAATATTCAATGTTCTATGACTGATGGGTATGATTGTTATCAAAATGCCTTAGCAGAACGAATTAATGGAATATTAAAAATGGAGTATCTACTGATAAAACCGAGTAATCTGGAACAAGCAAGAAAATTAGTAGAAGAATCAATCCAACTCTATAATGAAAAACGGCCACACTTATCGTTAAACTATAAAACGCCCGATGAAGTACATCGAGCGTTTTATGCCTGA
- the ubiC gene encoding chorismate lyase has protein sequence MFKKSIITPAPIHWLPSEEHASIQESTLSWLIELGSMTRRFEQYCQKVTVMPYQEGFIDIIEPADERACLPKSQRYWLREVVLCGDDIPWLLGRTLVPEETLTGEDRKLVNLRTVPLGRYLFQETTLSRDFIHIGQQNGYWLRRSRFQLSDKPLLLTEMFLPASPVYEK, from the coding sequence ATGTTCAAAAAATCAATAATTACCCCTGCACCTATCCATTGGCTACCCAGTGAGGAACATGCAAGTATTCAAGAAAGTACATTAAGTTGGTTAATAGAATTAGGCTCAATGACAAGGCGATTTGAACAATATTGCCAAAAAGTCACCGTAATGCCTTATCAAGAAGGGTTTATTGACATTATTGAGCCCGCTGACGAAAGAGCATGTTTACCCAAAAGTCAGCGTTATTGGTTAAGAGAAGTGGTATTGTGTGGTGACGATATTCCTTGGTTATTAGGGCGGACGTTAGTACCAGAAGAGACATTGACAGGCGAAGACAGAAAACTGGTCAATCTAAGAACCGTTCCACTTGGGCGTTATCTGTTTCAGGAAACAACCTTAAGTCGAGATTTTATTCATATCGGGCAACAAAATGGGTATTGGCTACGCCGTTCTCGTTTCCAGCTTTCAGATAAACCTTTATTATTAACCGAGATGTTTCTACCTGCATCACCAGTGTATGAGAAGTAA
- the plsB gene encoding glycerol-3-phosphate 1-O-acyltransferase PlsB has protein sequence MSAWRKLYYNTLNLPLKLLVKSKRVPTNPITELGLDTSRSFLYVLPYHSKADLLTLRQQCLSLGLPDPLQPIEIGGTKLPAYVFIDDGPRVFRYYSPDPRKDSVKTFHAYLDAHRNNPHLDIEMLPVSVMFGRSPGREGHNGVPHLRVLNGIQKFIAILWLGRDSFVRFSPTVSMREMANEHGTDTSIARKLARVARIHFSRQRLAAVGPKLPARQDLFNKLLSSKAIEKAIEDESKAKKISLDKARKNATDIMEEIAANFSYEAVRISDRVLSWTWNKLYQGINVYNAERVRKLAQDGHEIVYVPCHRSHMDYLLLSYVLYHQGLVPPHIAAGINLNFWPAGPIFRRLGAFFIRRTFKGNKLYSTIFREYLGELFTRGYSIEYFVEGGRSRTGRLLDPKTGTLSMTVQAMLRGETRPISVVPIYIGYEHVMEVATYAKELRGATKEKEGFMQMVRGLRKLRNLGQGYVNFGEPISVVQYLNQAVPQWRDDIDPIEPQRPSWLNPAVSALADNIMVHINNAASINAINLVSTALLASRQRALTREQLLEQVDCYLQLLRNVPYSTDMIVSDKNAETLLEHALQSDKFQVEKDSLGDIVVLPRESAVLMTYYRNNTIHLMVTPSLIASIILHHEKIHRDDLMKQVELIFPLIKAELFIRYEKEELPEVINTLIAELCRQRLICSDNDGLLRINPARIRPLQLLAASVRETLQRYGITLSLLNFAPEISRALLEKESRILAQRLSVLHGINAPEFFDKAVFSTLVSTLREEGYLNDNEDILKADASALYQVIAKLMSPEIRLTIESVGITEDNNSVQTIDEKSEPKADE, from the coding sequence ATGTCAGCTTGGCGTAAACTATATTATAACACATTGAATTTACCACTAAAATTACTGGTAAAAAGCAAACGAGTTCCGACTAATCCTATCACAGAATTAGGGTTAGATACGTCGCGATCTTTTCTTTATGTTCTGCCTTATCATTCCAAGGCGGACTTACTGACTTTAAGACAGCAATGTCTATCATTAGGATTGCCAGATCCACTGCAACCTATTGAAATAGGCGGAACAAAACTCCCTGCATACGTCTTTATTGATGACGGCCCAAGAGTATTTCGTTACTACTCGCCCGATCCTCGAAAAGATTCCGTGAAGACATTCCACGCTTATCTTGATGCACATCGTAATAACCCACATCTTGATATCGAGATGTTGCCAGTTTCTGTGATGTTTGGACGCTCTCCAGGTCGTGAAGGTCATAATGGTGTTCCACATTTACGTGTGCTTAACGGTATCCAAAAATTTATCGCTATCCTCTGGTTAGGTCGTGATAGTTTTGTTCGTTTTTCACCCACTGTATCAATGCGTGAAATGGCGAACGAACACGGCACTGACACCAGTATAGCTCGAAAACTCGCTCGCGTTGCGCGTATCCACTTTTCACGTCAGCGTTTAGCGGCAGTTGGCCCTAAATTGCCAGCACGCCAAGATCTCTTCAATAAATTGCTTTCATCGAAAGCCATTGAAAAAGCAATTGAAGATGAATCAAAAGCGAAGAAAATCTCACTTGATAAAGCACGTAAAAATGCCACTGATATCATGGAGGAAATTGCAGCTAATTTCTCATATGAAGCAGTGCGTATTAGTGATCGCGTATTAAGTTGGACATGGAATAAGCTCTACCAAGGTATTAACGTTTATAATGCCGAACGCGTGCGTAAACTCGCGCAAGATGGGCATGAAATCGTTTATGTTCCTTGTCACCGTAGCCACATGGACTACTTGCTGCTTTCTTATGTGCTTTATCACCAAGGTTTAGTACCCCCACATATTGCGGCAGGTATTAACCTCAACTTCTGGCCAGCAGGTCCGATTTTCCGCCGTTTAGGGGCATTCTTTATCCGAAGAACCTTTAAAGGTAACAAACTTTACTCCACCATTTTCCGCGAATATTTAGGTGAGCTATTTACACGAGGCTACTCCATTGAATATTTTGTTGAAGGTGGACGCTCTCGTACAGGTCGATTGTTAGATCCTAAAACAGGGACACTTTCAATGACGGTACAAGCTATGTTACGTGGTGAAACACGCCCTATCTCTGTTGTTCCAATTTACATTGGGTATGAGCACGTAATGGAAGTGGCAACCTATGCCAAAGAGTTACGTGGAGCAACAAAAGAGAAAGAAGGTTTTATGCAGATGGTCAGAGGATTACGTAAATTACGTAACCTTGGTCAAGGCTATGTGAACTTTGGTGAGCCGATTTCTGTTGTACAATACTTAAATCAAGCTGTACCACAATGGCGTGATGATATTGATCCCATTGAGCCACAGCGTCCAAGTTGGTTGAACCCAGCAGTAAGCGCACTAGCTGATAACATTATGGTTCATATCAATAATGCAGCATCGATTAATGCGATCAACCTTGTTTCAACAGCCTTGCTGGCATCACGTCAGCGCGCACTCACAAGAGAGCAACTGTTAGAGCAGGTCGATTGTTATCTGCAATTATTACGCAATGTGCCTTATTCGACAGATATGATTGTGTCTGATAAAAATGCTGAAACCTTATTAGAACACGCTCTACAATCAGATAAGTTCCAAGTCGAAAAAGACAGTCTGGGTGATATTGTGGTACTTCCTCGTGAAAGCGCGGTATTAATGACTTATTACCGTAATAACACAATCCACTTAATGGTCACTCCGTCATTAATTGCCAGCATCATCTTACATCATGAAAAAATTCATCGTGATGATTTAATGAAACAAGTTGAGCTAATCTTCCCTCTTATTAAAGCGGAACTATTTATTCGTTATGAGAAAGAAGAACTCCCTGAAGTCATTAATACTTTGATTGCAGAATTGTGCCGTCAACGCCTAATTTGTTCTGATAATGATGGCTTACTACGTATCAACCCTGCGCGTATTCGTCCATTACAGCTTTTAGCCGCCAGCGTCAGAGAAACATTACAACGCTATGGTATTACGCTGTCTTTACTCAATTTTGCCCCTGAAATTAGCCGTGCATTATTGGAAAAAGAGAGCCGTATCTTGGCACAACGTCTTTCAGTCTTGCATGGTATCAACGCACCTGAGTTCTTTGATAAAGCGGTATTCTCTACTTTAGTTTCAACGCTACGTGAGGAAGGGTATCTCAATGATAATGAAGATATTCTCAAAGCAGATGCATCTGCCCTTTACCAAGTGATTGCAAAATTAATGTCACCAGAAATTCGCTTAACCATTGAAAGCGTGGGGATCACTGAAGATAACAATTCAGTACAAACTATTGACGAAAAAAGTGAGCCTAAAGCTGATGAATAA